A single genomic interval of Ramlibacter pinisoli harbors:
- the bamA gene encoding outer membrane protein assembly factor BamA translates to MKQQFRRIRARTVSGVVAALFAAQAWAIDPFTVRDIRIEGLQRVEPGTVFASLPVRVGDQYTDEKGSTAIRSLFGLGLFKDVRLEVNDGVLVVIVEERPTVADVDFVGIKEFDKDVLRKALRDIGLTEGRPYDQALADRAEQELRRQYISRSLYGAEVVTTITPAERNRVNLTFTVTEGDLARIKDIRIVGNKAFSEGTLRDLFDLDTGGWLSWYTKSDRYSRPKLNADLEALRSYYLSRGYLEFRIDSTQVAISPNKQDISITINVTEGDRFVVSGVKLEGNYLGKDEEFKTLVRIRPGEAYNANEVAETTKAFTDYFAGFGYAFANVEARPEIDRSTGRVNLLLVADPSRRAYVRRVNIAGNNRTRDEVIRREFRQFESSWYDGDKIKLSRDRVDRLGFFRSLNIETVDVPGAPEQVDLNVTVEEKPTGSLSLSAGFSSAEKVTLGFGIKQENAFGTGQYLGIDVNTSKYNRVIALNNTNPYFTQDGVSRTVDLYHRNAKPYETQGGNYSLATTGLGMRFGIPFSEFDTVFFGANAERLEIDPGTNIPAAYLFYAAKIGGFTSNSLPFTVGWARDSRDSALAPTNGRLQRLNGELGLIGDNRYVRANYQYQQYIPLSKQYTIAFNGELGYGKGLSGRPFPVFKNFYSGGLGSVRGFEQSTLGPRDITGSVIGGTRKITLSSELYVPFPGAGNDRTLRLFGFTDIGNVYGEFDPVELKELRASVGAGISWISPIGPLRFAIAQPVRKFAGDRIQKLQFQIGTSF, encoded by the coding sequence ATGAAACAACAATTCAGGCGCATCCGCGCTCGCACCGTCTCGGGTGTCGTCGCCGCGCTGTTCGCGGCCCAGGCATGGGCCATCGACCCCTTCACCGTTCGTGATATCCGGATCGAGGGCCTGCAGCGGGTGGAGCCGGGCACCGTGTTCGCCTCGCTGCCGGTGCGCGTGGGCGACCAGTACACCGACGAGAAGGGTTCCACCGCGATCCGCTCCCTGTTCGGGCTGGGCCTGTTCAAGGACGTGCGCCTGGAAGTCAACGACGGCGTGCTGGTCGTGATCGTCGAGGAAAGGCCCACGGTGGCCGACGTCGACTTCGTCGGCATCAAGGAATTCGACAAGGACGTGCTGCGCAAGGCGCTGCGCGACATCGGCCTGACCGAGGGACGCCCCTACGACCAGGCGCTGGCCGACCGGGCCGAGCAGGAACTGCGGCGCCAGTACATCAGCCGCAGCCTCTACGGCGCCGAGGTGGTGACCACCATCACGCCGGCCGAACGCAATCGCGTCAACCTGACCTTCACGGTCACCGAAGGCGACCTGGCGCGCATCAAGGACATCCGCATCGTCGGCAACAAGGCCTTCAGCGAAGGCACCTTGCGCGACCTGTTCGACCTGGACACCGGTGGCTGGCTGTCCTGGTACACCAAGTCCGACCGCTACTCGCGCCCCAAGCTCAACGCCGACCTGGAGGCGCTGCGCTCGTACTACCTCAGCCGCGGCTACCTCGAGTTCCGCATCGATTCGACCCAGGTCGCGATCTCGCCGAACAAGCAGGACATCTCGATCACGATCAACGTCACCGAAGGTGACCGTTTCGTCGTCAGCGGGGTCAAGCTGGAGGGCAACTACCTCGGCAAGGACGAGGAGTTCAAGACCCTGGTGAGGATCCGTCCCGGCGAGGCCTACAACGCCAACGAGGTGGCCGAGACGACCAAGGCGTTCACCGACTACTTCGCCGGTTTCGGCTATGCGTTCGCCAACGTCGAAGCGCGTCCGGAGATCGACCGCTCCACCGGGCGCGTCAACCTGCTGCTGGTGGCCGACCCGTCCCGCCGCGCCTACGTGCGCCGCGTCAACATCGCCGGCAACAACCGCACCCGCGACGAAGTGATCCGGCGCGAGTTCCGCCAGTTCGAGTCGAGCTGGTACGACGGCGACAAGATCAAGCTGTCGCGCGACCGCGTCGACCGCCTCGGCTTCTTCCGCAGCCTGAACATCGAGACCGTCGACGTGCCGGGCGCGCCGGAGCAGGTCGACCTGAACGTCACGGTGGAGGAAAAGCCCACCGGCAGCCTGAGCCTCTCGGCCGGCTTCTCGTCGGCAGAAAAGGTGACGCTGGGTTTCGGCATCAAGCAGGAGAACGCGTTCGGCACCGGCCAGTACCTGGGCATCGACGTCAACACCAGCAAGTACAACCGCGTCATCGCGCTGAACAACACCAACCCGTACTTCACGCAGGATGGTGTCTCGCGCACGGTCGACCTGTACCACCGCAATGCCAAGCCGTACGAGACGCAGGGCGGCAACTACTCCCTGGCCACCACCGGCCTGGGCATGCGCTTCGGCATCCCGTTCAGCGAGTTCGACACGGTGTTCTTCGGTGCCAACGCCGAACGCCTGGAGATCGACCCGGGCACCAACATCCCGGCGGCCTACCTTTTCTATGCGGCCAAGATCGGTGGCTTCACCAGCAACTCGCTGCCGTTCACGGTGGGCTGGGCCCGCGACAGCCGCGACAGCGCACTGGCCCCCACCAACGGCCGGCTGCAACGCCTGAACGGCGAGCTGGGGCTGATCGGCGACAACCGCTACGTCCGCGCCAACTACCAGTACCAGCAGTACATCCCCCTGAGCAAGCAGTACACCATCGCCTTCAACGGCGAACTGGGGTACGGCAAGGGCCTGTCGGGGCGTCCGTTCCCGGTGTTCAAGAACTTCTACTCCGGCGGCCTGGGGTCGGTGCGTGGCTTCGAGCAGAGCACGCTGGGCCCGCGCGACATCACGGGGTCCGTGATCGGCGGCACGCGCAAGATCACCCTGAGCTCCGAGCTGTACGTGCCGTTCCCTGGCGCCGGCAACGACCGCACGCTGCGGCTGTTCGGGTTCACGGACATCGGCAACGTGTACGGCGAATTCGATCCCGTCGAACTCAAGGAACTGCGGGCTTCTGTCGGCGCCGGCATCTCCTGGATCTCGCCCATCGGTCCGCTGCGCTTCGCGATTGCCCAGCCAGTGCGAAAATTCGCTGGCGATAGAATCCAGAAACTTCAATTCCAGATCGGAACCTCATTCTGA
- the rseP gene encoding RIP metalloprotease RseP gives MLTIVSFLVALGLLIAVHEWGHYRVAVACGVKVLRFSVGFGKTVWRWKPAKQRPGQDTEFVIGAFPLGGFVKMLDEREGPVAPDEKHLAFNTQPLRSRAAIVAAGPAANLLLAVLLYAVVNWWGVLEPRAVLAAPVAGSVAEQAGLRGGERVEQAAFDDDLLAPVRSFEEVRWLLTRGALDGRDLRLEVVDDGRRARREVVLALSGLAQPDADTQLFRRIGLLGPLTRPELGDVVAGGAADRAGLRKCDLVLRVGDLTVVDGQQLREWIRGQAQGGSATTATWRVERAGRAMELEVTPDVASDAGRAIGRVGAFVGAPPEMVEVRSGPVDGLWKGVQRTWDVSLLTLRMMGRMVIGEASLKNLSGPLTIADYAGKSASLGLVQYLVFLAMISVSLGVLNLLPLPVLDGGHLMYYLWEAVTGRSVSDAWMERLQRGGVALLLVMMSIALFNDVTRLFG, from the coding sequence ATGCTCACCATCGTCTCCTTCCTCGTCGCCCTGGGGCTGCTCATCGCGGTCCACGAATGGGGCCACTACCGCGTGGCGGTCGCCTGCGGCGTCAAGGTGCTGCGTTTCTCGGTCGGCTTCGGCAAGACCGTCTGGCGCTGGAAGCCGGCTAAGCAGCGGCCCGGCCAGGACACCGAGTTCGTGATCGGCGCCTTCCCGCTCGGCGGTTTCGTGAAGATGCTCGACGAGCGCGAGGGGCCGGTGGCGCCGGACGAGAAGCACCTGGCGTTCAACACCCAGCCGCTGCGGTCGCGGGCGGCCATCGTGGCCGCCGGACCGGCGGCCAACCTGCTGCTGGCGGTGCTGCTGTATGCCGTCGTCAACTGGTGGGGCGTTCTCGAGCCGCGCGCGGTGCTGGCGGCGCCGGTTGCCGGATCGGTCGCCGAGCAGGCGGGCTTGCGGGGCGGCGAGCGGGTCGAGCAGGCGGCGTTCGACGACGACCTGCTGGCGCCCGTGCGCTCGTTCGAGGAGGTCCGCTGGCTGCTCACTCGGGGCGCCCTCGACGGCCGGGACCTGCGGCTGGAGGTGGTCGACGACGGTCGGCGCGCCCGGCGCGAGGTGGTCCTGGCCCTCAGCGGGCTGGCGCAACCGGATGCCGATACACAACTGTTCCGCCGGATCGGCTTGCTGGGTCCGTTGACGCGCCCCGAACTCGGCGACGTGGTGGCCGGCGGCGCGGCCGACCGGGCCGGCCTGCGCAAGTGCGACCTGGTGCTGCGTGTCGGCGACCTGACGGTGGTCGACGGGCAGCAGTTGCGCGAATGGATCCGCGGCCAGGCTCAGGGCGGGAGCGCCACGACGGCCACCTGGCGTGTCGAGCGGGCCGGCCGCGCGATGGAACTGGAGGTCACGCCGGACGTGGCCAGCGACGCGGGCCGGGCCATCGGTCGGGTCGGTGCGTTCGTGGGCGCGCCGCCCGAGATGGTGGAAGTGCGTTCCGGACCGGTCGACGGCCTATGGAAGGGGGTGCAGCGCACCTGGGATGTGTCGCTGCTCACGCTGCGCATGATGGGCCGCATGGTGATCGGCGAGGCGTCGCTGAAGAACCTGAGCGGCCCCCTCACGATCGCCGACTACGCGGGCAAGTCGGCGAGCCTCGGACTGGTGCAGTACCTGGTGTTCCTGGCGATGATCAGCGTGAGCCTCGGCGTGCTGAACCTGCTGCCTCTCCCGGTGCTCGATGGGGGGCACCTGATGTATTATCTTTGGGAGGCGGTGACGGGGCGCAGTGTCTCGGACGCGTGGATGGAGAGGCTGCAGCGCGGTGGAGTGGCGCTGCTGCTGGTGATGATGTCGATTGCGCTGTTCAACGACGTCACCCGTCTCTTCGGTTGA
- the ispC gene encoding 1-deoxy-D-xylulose-5-phosphate reductoisomerase: MKQRIAVLGSTGSIGVNTLDVIARHPDRFEVAALSAGSRVEPLLAQCVAFRPAVAVMADPGAARELAARLDAEGLRTRVLAGAAALEQLVAGEGVDTVMAAIVGAAGLGSCLAAARAGKRLLLANKEALVVGGELFLDAVATGGATLLPIDSEHSAIFQSLPEDPATWADRVDRIILTASGGPFRDRAPETLRDVTPEQACAHPNWVMGRKISVDSATMMNKALEVIEARYLFGLPPERLQVVIHPQSVIHSMVQYRDNSVVAQLGTPDMRVPIAYGLAWPERITSGAAALDFSALADMSFESFDSRRHRERFPGLQLAWDALAAAPGTTAVLNAANEEAVAAFLDRRIRFDQIHAVNLATLDALVPSKPKALADLLAIDAQAREAALRAIGRLA; this comes from the coding sequence ATGAAGCAGCGCATCGCCGTCCTCGGCTCCACCGGTTCCATCGGCGTCAACACGCTGGATGTCATCGCGCGCCACCCCGACCGCTTCGAGGTCGCGGCGCTCAGCGCCGGCTCGCGTGTCGAGCCGCTGCTGGCGCAGTGCGTGGCGTTCCGCCCGGCCGTGGCCGTCATGGCCGATCCGGGCGCGGCGCGCGAACTGGCCGCGCGTCTGGACGCCGAAGGCCTGCGCACCCGGGTGCTGGCCGGCGCGGCGGCACTGGAGCAGCTTGTCGCGGGCGAGGGCGTCGATACCGTGATGGCCGCCATCGTTGGCGCCGCCGGTCTCGGCTCGTGCCTCGCGGCCGCCCGGGCCGGCAAGCGGTTGCTGCTTGCCAACAAGGAGGCGCTCGTGGTCGGCGGCGAGCTGTTCCTCGACGCGGTGGCGACCGGTGGCGCGACGCTGCTTCCCATCGACAGCGAGCACTCGGCCATCTTCCAGTCGCTGCCGGAAGACCCGGCCACCTGGGCGGACCGCGTCGACCGCATCATCCTCACCGCCTCCGGCGGGCCCTTCCGCGACCGCGCGCCCGAGACGCTGCGCGACGTCACGCCCGAGCAGGCCTGCGCCCATCCCAACTGGGTGATGGGCCGCAAGATCTCGGTGGATTCCGCCACCATGATGAACAAGGCGCTGGAGGTCATCGAGGCCCGCTACCTGTTCGGGCTGCCGCCCGAGCGCCTGCAGGTGGTCATCCACCCGCAGAGCGTCATCCACTCCATGGTGCAGTACCGCGACAACTCGGTCGTCGCCCAGCTGGGAACGCCCGACATGCGGGTGCCCATCGCCTACGGCCTGGCCTGGCCCGAGCGCATCACCTCCGGCGCCGCGGCGCTGGACTTCTCGGCGCTGGCCGACATGAGCTTCGAATCGTTCGACAGCCGACGGCACCGGGAGCGGTTTCCCGGCCTGCAGCTGGCCTGGGATGCACTGGCGGCGGCGCCCGGAACCACGGCGGTGCTCAATGCCGCCAACGAGGAGGCGGTGGCCGCCTTCCTGGACCGGCGCATCCGGTTCGACCAGATCCACGCCGTGAACCTTGCAACTTTGGACGCGCTGGTGCCCTCCAAGCCTAAGGCGCTGGCGGACTTGCTGGCGATCGACGCCCAGGCCCGTGAAGCGGCCCTGCGCGCGATCGGCCGGCTGGCCTGA
- a CDS encoding phosphatidate cytidylyltransferase → MLKQRVITAVVLLAILLPALFWRTPEPFLAVAVVLIGAGGWEFARLNGCGSVASIAMGAACVVLCAVAWWLGWAEQPLPGLWLAAGIVWTVAGAALLRLGVAGWPGIPRALRLVGGLAALWLAWLAVAQARVTGVNFLLSVLVLVWVADIGAYFAGRTFGLKFTRNKLAPSISPGKSWEGVWGGVVGVLLLAAGWIAGDRQWGADVPSLYTRLVGQGWAWLLAGALYLSAMSVAGDLVESLVKRSAGAKDSSALLPGHGGVLDRVDALLPTLPLAMMLASLSTP, encoded by the coding sequence ATGCTCAAGCAGCGCGTGATCACGGCCGTCGTGCTGCTGGCCATCCTGTTGCCGGCGCTGTTCTGGCGCACGCCCGAACCGTTCCTGGCGGTGGCCGTGGTTCTCATCGGGGCCGGTGGCTGGGAGTTCGCCCGCCTCAATGGCTGCGGTTCAGTCGCCTCCATCGCCATGGGCGCGGCCTGCGTCGTCCTGTGCGCCGTGGCCTGGTGGCTCGGATGGGCGGAGCAGCCGTTGCCGGGCCTGTGGCTCGCGGCCGGCATCGTCTGGACGGTCGCCGGCGCCGCGCTGCTGCGTTTGGGCGTGGCCGGCTGGCCCGGCATTCCCCGCGCGCTGAGGCTGGTCGGGGGCCTGGCGGCCCTGTGGCTCGCCTGGCTGGCCGTGGCCCAGGCGCGCGTGACGGGGGTCAATTTCCTGCTGTCGGTGCTGGTGCTGGTCTGGGTGGCCGACATCGGTGCCTATTTCGCCGGCCGCACCTTCGGCCTGAAGTTCACCCGCAACAAGCTGGCCCCCTCCATCAGCCCCGGCAAGAGCTGGGAAGGCGTCTGGGGCGGCGTGGTCGGCGTGCTGCTGCTCGCCGCCGGCTGGATCGCCGGCGACCGCCAATGGGGCGCCGACGTTCCCAGCCTGTACACCCGGCTGGTCGGGCAGGGCTGGGCCTGGCTGCTGGCCGGCGCGCTCTACCTTTCCGCCATGAGCGTGGCCGGCGACCTGGTCGAATCGCTCGTCAAGCGCAGCGCCGGCGCCAAGGATTCCAGCGCGCTCCTGCCCGGCCATGGCGGCGTGCTGGACCGTGTCGATGCCTTGCTCCCCACCCTGCCGCTCGCGATGATGCTGGCGTCCCTGTCCACGCCATGA
- the uppS gene encoding polyprenyl diphosphate synthase gives MPARAIAPNVSTIPHHIAIVMDGNGRWATKRFLPRVAGHKKGVDALRACVTHCGERGVKVLTVFAFSSENWNRPPEEVSGLMELLAVALSREVPHLKGEGVRIQFVGDRSALSEKVRAGLLQAEAATASNTRLVFNVCFNYGGRWDIAQAAARLAARGEAITEQSIDESMALAHVPDPDLLIRTGGEKRLSNFLLWQAAYAELYFSDKLWPEFDAAALDAAIADYAQRERRFGKTSQQVQPVAKKAA, from the coding sequence ATGCCAGCACGCGCCATCGCCCCCAACGTGTCCACCATTCCCCACCACATCGCCATCGTCATGGATGGCAACGGCCGCTGGGCCACGAAGCGCTTCCTGCCCCGCGTCGCGGGGCACAAGAAGGGCGTCGATGCCCTGCGCGCCTGCGTTACCCATTGCGGCGAGCGCGGGGTCAAGGTCCTCACCGTGTTCGCGTTCTCGTCCGAGAACTGGAACCGGCCGCCGGAAGAGGTGTCCGGCCTGATGGAACTGCTGGCCGTGGCCCTGTCGCGCGAGGTGCCCCACCTCAAGGGCGAGGGCGTGCGCATCCAGTTCGTGGGCGACCGCTCGGCGCTGTCCGAGAAGGTGCGGGCCGGCCTGCTGCAGGCCGAGGCGGCCACCGCGTCCAACACGCGGCTGGTGTTCAACGTCTGCTTCAACTACGGCGGCCGCTGGGACATCGCCCAGGCCGCCGCCCGGCTGGCGGCACGCGGCGAGGCGATCACCGAGCAGAGCATCGACGAGTCGATGGCGCTCGCGCACGTGCCTGATCCCGACCTGCTGATCCGCACGGGCGGCGAGAAGCGGCTCTCCAACTTCCTGCTGTGGCAGGCCGCCTACGCCGAGCTGTACTTCAGCGACAAGCTCTGGCCCGAGTTCGACGCCGCCGCGCTGGACGCCGCGATCGCCGACTACGCCCAGCGCGAACGGCGTTTCGGCAAGACCTCCCAGCAAGTACAGCCGGTGGCCAAGAAGGCCGCCTGA
- the frr gene encoding ribosome recycling factor: MSSIAEIKKTNEGKMDQSIAAFKHNLTKIRTGRANPALLDTVHVEYYGSMMPLSQVANVALLDSRTISVQPWEKGMGAKIEKAIRESDLGLNPASMGDLIRVPMPPMSEERRKEMTKLVRHEGESAKIAVRNLRRDANESVKKLVKDKQASEDDQKRAEADIQKVTDRHISEIERLVEAKEQEIMAV; this comes from the coding sequence ATGAGCAGCATTGCCGAGATCAAGAAGACCAACGAGGGCAAGATGGACCAGTCCATCGCCGCCTTCAAGCACAACCTGACCAAGATCCGCACGGGCCGGGCCAATCCTGCACTGCTGGACACCGTCCACGTCGAGTACTACGGCTCCATGATGCCGCTCAGCCAGGTGGCCAACGTCGCCCTGCTGGACTCGCGCACCATCAGCGTCCAGCCCTGGGAAAAGGGCATGGGCGCCAAGATCGAGAAGGCCATCCGCGAAAGCGACCTGGGCCTCAACCCGGCCAGCATGGGCGACCTGATCCGGGTGCCGATGCCGCCGATGAGCGAGGAGCGCCGCAAGGAGATGACCAAGCTGGTGCGGCACGAGGGCGAAAGCGCCAAGATCGCCGTGCGCAACCTGCGCCGCGACGCCAACGAGAGCGTCAAGAAGCTGGTCAAGGACAAGCAGGCTTCCGAGGACGACCAGAAGCGGGCGGAAGCCGACATCCAGAAGGTGACCGACCGGCACATCTCCGAGATCGAAAGGCTGGTCGAGGCCAAGGAGCAGGAGATCATGGCCGTCTGA
- the pyrH gene encoding UMP kinase, whose protein sequence is MPSTPAHKRILLKLSGEALMGDDAFGINRSTIVRMVEEIADVVHSGVQVAVVIGGGNIFRGVAGGSVGMDRATADYMGMLATVMNALALADTMNKQGLVARVMSAIAIEQVVEPYVRPKALQYLEEGKVVVFAAGTGNPFFTTDTAAALRGAEIGAELVLKATKVDGVYSADPKKDPSATRYSKITFDDAMAQNLGIMDATAFALCRDQKLPIKVFSIFKHGALKRVVMGEDEGTLVYA, encoded by the coding sequence ATGCCATCCACCCCCGCCCACAAGCGCATCCTGCTCAAGTTGTCCGGGGAGGCGCTGATGGGGGACGATGCGTTCGGTATCAACCGCTCGACCATTGTTCGCATGGTGGAGGAGATTGCGGACGTGGTGCACAGCGGCGTGCAGGTCGCCGTGGTCATCGGCGGCGGCAACATCTTCCGCGGCGTGGCCGGCGGATCGGTCGGCATGGACCGGGCCACCGCCGACTACATGGGCATGCTGGCCACGGTGATGAACGCGCTGGCGCTCGCCGACACCATGAACAAGCAGGGCCTGGTGGCGCGCGTGATGTCGGCCATCGCCATCGAGCAGGTGGTCGAGCCGTACGTGCGGCCCAAGGCGCTGCAGTACCTCGAGGAAGGCAAGGTCGTGGTGTTCGCGGCCGGCACCGGCAACCCGTTCTTCACCACCGACACTGCCGCCGCGCTGCGCGGCGCCGAGATCGGCGCGGAACTGGTCCTGAAGGCGACCAAGGTCGACGGCGTGTACAGCGCCGACCCGAAGAAGGACCCGTCAGCCACGCGCTACAGCAAGATCACGTTCGACGACGCGATGGCGCAGAACCTGGGCATCATGGATGCCACGGCGTTCGCCCTGTGCCGCGACCAGAAGCTGCCGATCAAGGTGTTTTCGATCTTCAAGCATGGCGCGCTCAAGCGCGTGGTGATGGGCGAGGACGAGGGCACCCTGGTCTATGCCTAG
- the tsf gene encoding translation elongation factor Ts codes for MAITASMVAELRAKTDAPMMECKKALTEADGNMDKAEELLRVKLGNKAGKAASRVTAEGVVAASIEGTTGALLEVNCETDFVTKNDSFIALANAAAALVARSNPADVAALGALPYSQDGFGPTLEDVRKGLIGKIGENMSFRRFKRFTGENKLAAYLHGTRIGVVVEYQGDDTAAKDVAMHVAAMKPVALTSADVPAELIEKERAVAVGKAAEDRKAAEAAGKPVQSDEIVAKRIEGGVQKYLKEVSLFNQPFVKNDKQTVEQMLKAASTQVKGFTLYVVGEGIEKKVDDFAAEVAAQVAAAKSA; via the coding sequence ATGGCAATCACCGCAAGCATGGTCGCAGAGCTGCGCGCCAAGACCGACGCCCCGATGATGGAGTGCAAGAAGGCGCTCACCGAGGCCGACGGCAACATGGACAAGGCTGAGGAACTGCTGCGCGTCAAGCTCGGCAACAAGGCCGGCAAGGCCGCCTCGCGCGTCACCGCCGAGGGCGTCGTCGCCGCCAGCATCGAAGGCACCACGGGCGCCCTGCTGGAAGTCAACTGCGAGACCGACTTCGTCACCAAGAACGACAGCTTCATCGCGCTGGCCAACGCGGCCGCCGCGCTGGTGGCCAGGAGCAATCCGGCCGACGTGGCCGCGCTCGGCGCGCTGCCGTACAGCCAGGACGGCTTCGGCCCGACCCTGGAGGACGTGCGCAAGGGCCTGATCGGCAAGATCGGCGAGAACATGAGCTTCCGCCGTTTCAAGCGCTTCACCGGCGAGAACAAGCTGGCTGCGTACCTGCACGGAACCCGCATCGGCGTGGTCGTCGAGTACCAGGGCGACGACACGGCCGCCAAGGACGTGGCGATGCACGTGGCGGCGATGAAGCCGGTGGCGCTGACCAGCGCTGACGTCCCGGCCGAGCTGATCGAGAAGGAACGCGCCGTTGCCGTCGGCAAGGCCGCCGAGGACCGCAAGGCTGCCGAGGCGGCCGGCAAGCCGGTGCAGTCGGACGAGATCGTCGCCAAGCGCATCGAGGGCGGCGTCCAGAAGTACCTCAAGGAGGTCTCGCTGTTCAACCAGCCGTTCGTCAAGAACGACAAGCAGACCGTCGAGCAGATGCTCAAGGCTGCCAGCACGCAGGTGAAGGGCTTCACGCTGTACGTGGTGGGCGAGGGCATCGAGAAGAAGGTGGACGACTTCGCGGCGGAAGTGGCCGCCCAGGTCGCCGCCGCCAAGAGCGCCTGA
- the rpsB gene encoding 30S ribosomal protein S2 yields MAVSMREMLEAGVHFGHQTRFWNPKMAPFIFGHRNKIHIINLEKSLPMFQEATKFVKQLTANRGTILMVGTKRQAREIVATEARRAGVPFVDQRWLGGMLTNFKTVKTSIKRLKDMKAQQEAGLESMSKKEQLMFQREMEKLEKDIGGIQDMNSLPDAIFVIDVGFHKIAVSEAKKLGIPLVGVVDSNHSPEGIDYVIPGNDDSAKAVTLYARGIADAVLEGRSSAANDVVRAVSEGGDEFVEVEEGANA; encoded by the coding sequence ATGGCAGTCTCCATGCGCGAAATGCTGGAAGCAGGTGTCCATTTCGGTCACCAGACCCGCTTCTGGAACCCCAAGATGGCCCCGTTCATCTTCGGCCATCGCAACAAGATCCACATCATCAACCTGGAAAAGTCGCTGCCGATGTTCCAGGAGGCGACCAAGTTCGTGAAGCAGCTGACCGCCAACCGCGGCACCATCCTGATGGTGGGCACCAAGCGCCAGGCTCGCGAGATCGTCGCCACCGAGGCCCGCCGCGCCGGCGTGCCCTTCGTCGACCAGCGCTGGCTGGGCGGCATGCTGACCAACTTCAAGACCGTCAAGACCTCGATCAAGCGCCTGAAGGACATGAAGGCCCAGCAGGAAGCCGGCCTCGAGTCGATGAGCAAGAAGGAGCAGCTGATGTTCCAGCGCGAGATGGAAAAGCTCGAGAAGGACATCGGCGGCATCCAGGACATGAACAGCCTGCCCGATGCCATCTTCGTGATCGATGTGGGCTTCCACAAGATCGCCGTCTCCGAAGCCAAGAAGCTGGGCATCCCGCTGGTGGGCGTGGTCGACTCCAACCACTCCCCCGAGGGCATCGACTACGTGATCCCCGGCAACGATGACTCGGCCAAGGCCGTCACCCTGTACGCGCGCGGCATCGCCGACGCCGTGCTCGAGGGCCGCTCCAGCGCCGCCAACGACGTCGTGCGCGCCGTCTCCGAAGGTGGCGACGAGTTCGTCGAAGTCGAAGAGGGCGCCAACGCCTGA
- a CDS encoding amidase — MNDLIATRDHLSPGGSAALAAELERAVSVAASATCSKAFLTLQKDAAKAASGRAGVRALPLAGLPVSVKDLFDVEGEVTAAGSTVLADAKPTSTDSLAVARLRAAGGTVIGRTNMSEFAFSGVGVNPHHGTPANPADPATPRIPGGSSSGAAVSVAAGAAFIGLGSDTGGSIRIPAALCGIVGFKNTARLTPLHGALPLSTTLDTVCAMTRSVRDAVLAHEILADRRVVLARKPLAQQRFAVARTQMLDGLEPAVAQAFDAALATLRDAGARVDEIALDAIHDLGTIQATGGFAAVESYAWHRQLLASRGIGYDPRVRIRIERGAGIKAWEYLDLVQARAAWIARVEAELQGYDAVLSPTVPMVAPPIAQVAPGAERDEAFFRVNAQLLRNTSVVNMLDGCAISIPCHAPGTLPVGLMLWHGALHDDGLLDTALAAEAKLAAARGE, encoded by the coding sequence ATGAACGACCTCATCGCCACCCGCGACCATCTCTCGCCGGGTGGCTCTGCCGCCCTGGCCGCCGAGCTCGAGCGCGCCGTCTCCGTCGCTGCGTCGGCGACCTGCTCGAAGGCATTCCTTACCCTGCAGAAGGACGCGGCGAAGGCGGCCTCCGGCCGGGCCGGGGTCCGGGCGCTGCCGCTGGCCGGGCTGCCGGTCTCCGTCAAGGACCTGTTCGACGTCGAGGGCGAGGTCACGGCCGCCGGGTCCACCGTGCTGGCCGACGCGAAACCGACCAGCACCGACAGCTTGGCGGTGGCGCGCCTGCGGGCCGCCGGCGGCACCGTCATCGGCCGCACCAACATGAGCGAGTTCGCGTTCTCCGGCGTGGGCGTCAACCCCCACCACGGCACGCCCGCCAACCCGGCCGACCCCGCTACCCCGCGCATCCCGGGCGGCTCGTCGTCCGGCGCCGCCGTCTCGGTGGCGGCCGGCGCGGCGTTCATCGGCCTGGGCTCGGACACCGGCGGCTCGATCCGCATCCCGGCGGCCCTGTGCGGCATCGTCGGCTTCAAGAACACGGCGCGCCTCACGCCGCTGCACGGCGCCCTGCCCCTGTCCACGACGCTGGACACGGTCTGCGCCATGACGCGCTCCGTCCGCGATGCGGTGCTGGCGCACGAGATCCTGGCCGACCGCCGCGTGGTGCTGGCGCGCAAGCCGCTCGCGCAGCAGCGCTTCGCGGTCGCCCGCACGCAGATGCTGGACGGACTCGAGCCCGCGGTGGCCCAGGCTTTCGACGCGGCCCTCGCCACCCTGCGCGATGCCGGGGCGCGCGTCGACGAGATCGCGCTTGATGCCATCCACGACCTGGGCACCATCCAGGCCACCGGCGGTTTCGCCGCCGTCGAGAGCTACGCCTGGCACCGCCAGCTGCTGGCATCCCGTGGCATCGGCTACGACCCGCGCGTGCGCATCCGCATCGAGCGCGGCGCCGGCATCAAGGCCTGGGAGTACCTGGACCTGGTGCAGGCGCGCGCGGCCTGGATCGCCCGGGTGGAAGCCGAGCTGCAGGGCTACGACGCGGTGCTGTCGCCCACCGTGCCCATGGTCGCCCCGCCCATTGCGCAGGTGGCGCCCGGGGCGGAGCGGGACGAGGCGTTCTTCCGCGTCAACGCCCAGCTCCTTCGCAACACCAGCGTGGTCAACATGCTCGACGGCTGCGCGATCTCGATTCCCTGCCACGCCCCCGGCACGCTGCCCGTGGGCCTGATGCTCTGGCACGGCGCGCTGCACGACGACGGCCTGCTGGACACCGCGCTGGCCGCCGAGGCCAAGCTCGCCGCCGCGCGCGGCGAATGA